The DNA sequence ATGTGAAGGCTGATACTCAATTCTATCCCACGTAAATGTTAAAATACTTGTGATCTGAAATAATTGAAGGTGGCTGTGGCTCACCTCCCAACCATTCAAACCCATAATTATGTCTGCAAATGATcactttcaatattttattaattagatacGGCCCTTAATTTGATTACAGAGcatgtgattaattttaatcaaatattgattgatGCTCATGTTAGTAGTTTTGTCAAGTCCTTTGGATACCgcaaattctgaaaaaactCGAACTTAGATATTTAGGCACTCACCATGATCAGATAATCAATCATCCAATTTAGATCGCACAAATAGACTAGATTTATAAATGACTAAAGTACAATTTAGGTTGTCTGTAATTCTTATAGGTTCACTTTGTCCACCTTACAATGTTCTTTCTTGCACATTATGTAAACATATCTAAAAACTTACTtaaacattatatttaaaacacAGAAAAGCAAAACTTGATTTCTAGCATGAAGTATACATGGCTTCAGTTTGAAGGAAAGATCAAATTGGCCAtccaagaaattgaaagaaaaaatggtcaaataattatacagaCATAAAACCCTAAAAGAGAAATAGAATGCTGAATGCATCAAAATGTTGGAAAAGAAGCTGACAGAAATCAATAACATATGACCAGCGCCGAGATTTATGACATTTTATTCCCAACtaccccttttttttttccaataaaattaactttaattattactacatTGTTCaagaatatattacaaaaataaaatagaaatatcataaaataaattatacgtTCATgttgattgaatttgaattcaaaacttttttttgaCTGTGAGGTTTTAAAtatagaaggaaaaaaaaataattatcgtAAAAAactgatattaattattagtaataaaattcGAAAAAGACCAAGAAAACAATCATAATAACGCGTAGAGGCAATGTGAAAGTTGGTGATATCCAGACAGGGCGCGCGCGAaagctttttcttttcaagcGCTCTGTCAGTGTTATAGctttgtttatatatacatccaAAACCCAGTTTGGGAAGTAGCAATAGGCAGCTAACCAGACACTGATTTTGAAGAAAGATTCACTCGTTGCGTTCCATTATTCTTTCCCATTTTGTACTTGTTCAATCGTCTCAAACCTGGTACATTTCCATTTCTGCCACGTGTTTTCCGTGTCTTTGGTTAAATCCCACTTCAGATCTGATGATGTTGTTCTGTAGTCTTGTTGATTTCTTCAACATTTCATGTTCGTGCTGTTTTCAGATTGGTATATGCTCATTGTTATTGTGCAATGCGCATAGCTGCAAgctctaatttttctttttgtggttTAGATTTTAAGATTTCATCATGTTAGTGAAGTTAGATTTCGTGCATTGTACTTAAGAATGTGTGATGTATTTGAAGTGGGATTTCTGCAGATTCAGAGGTTTGGGCGTTCGTTCAATTTAAGTAGTTGAAATGGGAGGAGCAGGTTTGCTGTCTTTTCTTGCAATCTTGGCGTTTTGGAGTGTCTCTGTAGCAAGAGCAGAGGATGCTTACAAGTATTATACGTGGACTGTCACTTATGGAACTAAGTGGGTACTTGGCCCAGAAGATCAGCAGGTTAGCAACGTTTTGAGATTGTCCACTCAactatgtgtgtgtttgtgtgtgtaacGGAGTGTTCAGAAATTTGATGGTTAAATTTGCAGATCATACTCATCAATGGTCAATTTCCTGGTCCTACTCTTGAGGCTGTGACCAATGATAACATAATCCTCAACGTCGTGAACAAGTTGGATGAGCCTTTCCTTTTGACATGGTGTGTCACACTCACCTTGTACCATGTTTAATGTTCCTGGCTTTTTTTCTGTTAAGGTTCATGTCCAATCATTTGATCTACATTTTCGCTTGCTTAGTTTGCTAATTTCTTACTGAAGAGCAGCGGTTAtccaatattttcaagaaaaatttacaACTATATATCCTGTTACATGAGATTCTTGAATGGATCGGTTCCAATCTAGAAGTCCTATCCGTGACTTTTCGGACCATCGTAGGATGTCCCATTATTCTTATATAGGATGTAGGAATTTGGTGTTTTCAGTTCCTATGATGTTTAGATCCTGTGCCTATGCTTTCGAGTATTCATTTCAAGAATCAGTTCTTTATCAGATGGGTTCAGAGTTTAGCCAAGACGTAACTTTACGGGTGATTCATGTTGTATGAACTAGGAATGGGatcaaacaaagaaagaattcTTGGCAAGATGGTGTGTTGGGAACTAATTGTCCAATCCCGCCCAACTCAAATTACACGTACAAATTCCAAACTAAGGATCAAATTGGAAGCTACACATATTTTCCATCGACTAGGATGCACAGAGCTGCTGGAGGTTTTGGAGCCCTTAATATCTATGCTAGATCGGTGATTCCAGTTCCATATGCCAAGCCTGCTGGAGATTTCACCCTACTTATTGGTGATTGGTATCATGGTGGTCACCAGGTTAGAATTTATTGCTATATCTTGATGTCTTCAATTATTGTTCTTTTAACTGACAAAGATAATGTCATATGCAACTCACCCAGAAGTCAATCAAGAACTGCTCACATGTTAGTTTTGATGAGTAAGAAGCAAAGTAAGAAATAAGTTTTTCTGTAATAATTCCACGTTTATTGTTAGTTCAGATCATGCGTGTATGACAATAGTTAGGGTTATGTTGTTGCAGAGATTGCAGAAAATACTGGATTCAGGAAAACCCCTGCCTTTCCCTGATGGATTCCTTATACATAGCCATGATGGACCTACCTTCACTGGTGATCAAGGTTATTTCACAGACTTTAATAGTTTATATTCTGCAAGAATTAATGTTCATAAATGAAAGTATGAAAGCACAACCTCGTACAGAATACGGAATTACTGTTTTTATTTAGTGTTTCTATAGCCAGAGCTGTATATGCTCACTGTATCTTGCTTTCATTTCCAGGGAAAACCTACATGTTCAGGATTTCGAATATTGGCTTGTCCACCTCTTTCAACTTCAGAATTCAGGGTCATAAGTTGAAGCTTGTCGAGGTCGAAGGGTCTCATGTCCTTCAGAACATGTACGATTCTCTTGACGTCCATGTGGGTCAATCTGTGACTGTCCTGGTCACCTTGGATCAGTCTGTAAGAGACTATTACGTAGTTGCATCCACAAGGTTCACAGATACAGTCTATGGTGCCACTGCAGTTGTGCACTATAGTAACTCTGAGATTCCCGTTTCTGCGCCTGCCCCAGATGGTCCAACTACTGAAGTAGAATGGTCTATTGATCAAGCTAGATCGTTCAGGTATATAACCTAGAAGACCTCAACAAACCTGAGAAAACGGCTAGCCCAAAACTTAAATTGCCATTCAGAAGCCTAAATTTACTCGTGTATGTTTCAGGTGGAATCTGACCTCGAATGCAGCAAGGCCTAACCCTCAGGGTTCTTTCCACTATGGGAAAATAAAACCATCGAGGACAATCGTGCTGGCTAATTCAGCACCTATCATCAAAAGGAAGCAACGATATGCCGTCAATGGGGTCTCCCACATCAACTCTCACACTCCTTTGAAGCTCGCCGATTACTTCAACATCTCCGGTGTTTTCCTCCTTAACTCCATCCCGAGTGCTCCATCTGGCAGTGGTGCCAAGCTAACAAAGGCTGTGATGGGAGCTTCTCTCCATGAATTCATCGAAGTAGTCTTTCAAAACAATGAGGACACGTTGCAATCGTGGCATCTCGATGGTTATGATTTCTGGGTTGTCGGGTAGGCTGTCACACATCAACAGAGTTCATTTTTTGCACCTACACAATGAGCTAAGTTTCTAATACTTTTTTCTCTGGGTTATCAAATAGATTCGGATCAGGACAGTGGACACAAGCTAGCAGGAAAACGTACAATCTTGTTGATGCCTTGACCAGACACACCACACAGGTAACTTGTATATAACATTGTATTTGACATTTCCGCCATTAGAATAAAGTCTGGTGAGGTTGATCATAACATTGCTTGAGTTCCCTTGCAGGTATATCCCAAATCTTGGACTGCTATCCTAGTATCATTGGACAACCAGGGTATGTGGAACATGAGGTCTGCAATATGGGGAAGACAATACCTCGGACAGCAATTTT is a window from the Sesamum indicum cultivar Zhongzhi No. 13 linkage group LG15, S_indicum_v1.0, whole genome shotgun sequence genome containing:
- the LOC105177684 gene encoding L-ascorbate oxidase homolog, whose amino-acid sequence is MGGAGLLSFLAILAFWSVSVARAEDAYKYYTWTVTYGTKWVLGPEDQQIILINGQFPGPTLEAVTNDNIILNVVNKLDEPFLLTWNGIKQRKNSWQDGVLGTNCPIPPNSNYTYKFQTKDQIGSYTYFPSTRMHRAAGGFGALNIYARSVIPVPYAKPAGDFTLLIGDWYHGGHQRLQKILDSGKPLPFPDGFLIHSHDGPTFTGDQGKTYMFRISNIGLSTSFNFRIQGHKLKLVEVEGSHVLQNMYDSLDVHVGQSVTVLVTLDQSVRDYYVVASTRFTDTVYGATAVVHYSNSEIPVSAPAPDGPTTEVEWSIDQARSFRWNLTSNAARPNPQGSFHYGKIKPSRTIVLANSAPIIKRKQRYAVNGVSHINSHTPLKLADYFNISGVFLLNSIPSAPSGSGAKLTKAVMGASLHEFIEVVFQNNEDTLQSWHLDGYDFWVVGFGSGQWTQASRKTYNLVDALTRHTTQVYPKSWTAILVSLDNQGMWNMRSAIWGRQYLGQQFYLRVYNPTQSLANEYNIPSNALLCGKAVGHRHP